In Arachis stenosperma cultivar V10309 chromosome 1, arast.V10309.gnm1.PFL2, whole genome shotgun sequence, one DNA window encodes the following:
- the LOC130972629 gene encoding isocitrate dehydrogenase [NAD] regulatory subunit 1, mitochondrial-like isoform X1 — MTTTRSIIPLLNRLLSRSQPSRSVTYMHRPGDGSPRPVTLIPGDGVGPLVTDAVEQVMEAMHAPVYFEKFEVHGTMKKFPEEVLDSIRKNKVCIKGGLATPMGGGVNSLNVYLRKELDLYASLVNCFNMRGLPTRHENVDIVVIRENTEGEYAGLEHEVVPGVVESLKVITKFCSERIASYAFEYAYLNNRKKVTAVHKANIMKLADGLFLEACREVAQKYPAIQYNEIIVDNCCMQLVSKPEQFDVMVTPNLYGNLVANTAAGICGGTGVMPGGNVGAEHAVFEQGASAGNVGKDSIVAQKTANPVALLLSSAMMLRHLQFPAFADRLETAVQKVILQGKVRTKDLGGSSTTQEVVDAVIDALD, encoded by the exons ATGACAACTACAAGATCCATCATCCCACTCCTCAACCGCCTCCTCTCCAGATCTCAACCGTCCAGATCCGTAACCTACATGCACCGTCCCGGCGATGGCTCCCCTCGCCCGGTAACCCTCATACCGGGCGACGGCGTCGGGCCTCTGGTCACCGACGCCGTGGAACAGGTCATGGAGGCCATGCACGCTCCGGTGTACTTCGAGAAATTCGAAGTGCACGGGACCATGAAGAAGTTTCCAGAAGAGGTTCTGGATTCGATTCGAAAGAACAAGGTGTGCATAAAGGGAGGTCTGGCCACGCCGATGGGCGGTGGCGTGAACTCCCTGAACGTGTATCTAAGGAAGGAGCTTGATCTCTACGCTTCGTTGGTGAATTGCTTCAATATGAGAGGGTTGCCGACGAGGCATGAAAATGTGGACATTGTTGTGATTAGAGAGAACACTGAAGGTGAATATGCTGGCCTTGAACATGAGGTTGTGCCTGGTGTTGTTGAAAGTCTTAAG GTGATAACGAAGTTCTGTTCGGAGAGAATAGCATCATATGCATTCGAGTATGCGTATCTGAACAACAGAAAGAAGGTGACAGCGGTGCACAAAGCAAACATAATGAAGCTAGCAGATGGTCTGTTCTTGGAAGCATGCAGAGAGGTTGCACAAAAGTATCCTGCAATCCAATACAATGAAATCATTGTTGATAATTGTTGCATGCAGCTTGTTTCAAAGCCTGAGCAGTTTGATGTCATG GTGACTCCCAATCTTTATGGAAATCTAGTTGCAAATACTGCAGCAGGCATTTGTGGAGGCACAGGAGTCATGCCTGGAG GTAATGTTGGTGCTGAACATGCTGTGTTTGAGCAAGGAGCTTCAGCTGGAAATGTTGGAAAGGATTCAATTGTTGCACAAAAAACAGCAAACCCAGTTgcacttcttctctcttctgcAATGATGCTTAGGCATCTTCAGTTTCCTGCATTTGCTGACAGATTAGAAACTGCTGTTCAAAAAGTCATTCTTCAAGGCAAAGTCAGAACAAAGGATCTTGGAGGATCAAGTACCACCCAAGAGGTTGTTGATGCAGTAATAGATGCTTTAGAttaa
- the LOC130972629 gene encoding isocitrate dehydrogenase [NAD] regulatory subunit 1, mitochondrial-like isoform X2: MTTTRSIIPLLNRLLSRSQPSRSVTYMHRPGDGSPRPVTLIPGDGVGPLVTDAVEQVMEAMHAPVYFEKFEVHGTMKKFPEEVLDSIRKNKVCIKGGLATPMGGGVNSLNVYLRKELDLYASLVNCFNMRGLPTRHENVDIVVIRENTEGEYAGLEHEVVPGVVESLKFCSERIASYAFEYAYLNNRKKVTAVHKANIMKLADGLFLEACREVAQKYPAIQYNEIIVDNCCMQLVSKPEQFDVMVTPNLYGNLVANTAAGICGGTGVMPGGNVGAEHAVFEQGASAGNVGKDSIVAQKTANPVALLLSSAMMLRHLQFPAFADRLETAVQKVILQGKVRTKDLGGSSTTQEVVDAVIDALD; this comes from the exons ATGACAACTACAAGATCCATCATCCCACTCCTCAACCGCCTCCTCTCCAGATCTCAACCGTCCAGATCCGTAACCTACATGCACCGTCCCGGCGATGGCTCCCCTCGCCCGGTAACCCTCATACCGGGCGACGGCGTCGGGCCTCTGGTCACCGACGCCGTGGAACAGGTCATGGAGGCCATGCACGCTCCGGTGTACTTCGAGAAATTCGAAGTGCACGGGACCATGAAGAAGTTTCCAGAAGAGGTTCTGGATTCGATTCGAAAGAACAAGGTGTGCATAAAGGGAGGTCTGGCCACGCCGATGGGCGGTGGCGTGAACTCCCTGAACGTGTATCTAAGGAAGGAGCTTGATCTCTACGCTTCGTTGGTGAATTGCTTCAATATGAGAGGGTTGCCGACGAGGCATGAAAATGTGGACATTGTTGTGATTAGAGAGAACACTGAAGGTGAATATGCTGGCCTTGAACATGAGGTTGTGCCTGGTGTTGTTGAAAGTCTTAAG TTCTGTTCGGAGAGAATAGCATCATATGCATTCGAGTATGCGTATCTGAACAACAGAAAGAAGGTGACAGCGGTGCACAAAGCAAACATAATGAAGCTAGCAGATGGTCTGTTCTTGGAAGCATGCAGAGAGGTTGCACAAAAGTATCCTGCAATCCAATACAATGAAATCATTGTTGATAATTGTTGCATGCAGCTTGTTTCAAAGCCTGAGCAGTTTGATGTCATG GTGACTCCCAATCTTTATGGAAATCTAGTTGCAAATACTGCAGCAGGCATTTGTGGAGGCACAGGAGTCATGCCTGGAG GTAATGTTGGTGCTGAACATGCTGTGTTTGAGCAAGGAGCTTCAGCTGGAAATGTTGGAAAGGATTCAATTGTTGCACAAAAAACAGCAAACCCAGTTgcacttcttctctcttctgcAATGATGCTTAGGCATCTTCAGTTTCCTGCATTTGCTGACAGATTAGAAACTGCTGTTCAAAAAGTCATTCTTCAAGGCAAAGTCAGAACAAAGGATCTTGGAGGATCAAGTACCACCCAAGAGGTTGTTGATGCAGTAATAGATGCTTTAGAttaa